The proteins below come from a single Mangifera indica cultivar Alphonso chromosome 16, CATAS_Mindica_2.1, whole genome shotgun sequence genomic window:
- the LOC123199321 gene encoding phosphatidylinositol transfer protein 3-like, with amino-acid sequence MFLRKRQSHNLQENGSEEREAKVKELRAALGPLSGRSLKFCTDGCLRRYLEARSWNVEKARKMLEETLKWRSSYKPEEIRWNEVAHEGETGKVSRANFHDLYGRTVLIMRPGKQNTSSGEGNVKLLVYILENSILNLAEGQEQMSWLIDFTGWTVNTNITIKTIREIIYILQNHYPERLAISILYKPPRFFESIWKVIKYFLDPKTSEKLKFVYTGDKSSEEFMKSLFDVENLPREFGGQATLNYDHEDFSRLMAQDDVKTAKFWGFDEKPFQVMKNHSETEVAPV; translated from the exons ATGTTTCTTCGGAAAAGGCAATCTCATAATCTTCAGGAGAATGGTTCTGAAGAGCGTGAAGCCAAG GTGAAAGAACTCAGAGCCGCCCTTGGACCTCTATCTGGACGAAGTTTGAAGTTTTGCACTGATGGATGCCTCAGGAGATATTTGGAAGCTCGATCCTGGAATGTTGAGAAGGCAAGAAAAATGCTGGAAGAGACACTCAAGTGGAGATCATCTTATAAGCCTGAAGAGATTCGTTGG AATGAAGTAGCCCATGAAGGTGAAACTGGGAAAGTATCCAGAGCAAATTTTCATGATCTATATGGAAGGACTGTGCTTATAATGAGGCCTGGGAAGCAG AACACGTCATCTGGCGAAGGAAATGTCAAGCTTCTGGTGTATATTCTTGAAAATTCTATCCTTAATCTTGCCGAGGGCCAAGAACAGATGTCCTGGTTGATTGATTTTACCGGGTGGACGGTGAACACCAACATCACCATCAAGACAATTCGagaaataatttacattttacAGAACCACTACCCAGAAAGGCTAGCGATTTCCATTCTCTATAAGCCTCCAAGGTTTTTTGAATCAATTTGGAAG GTGATCAAGTACTTTCTGGACCCAAAAACATCTGAGAAGTTGAAGTTTGTCTACACAGGTGATAAAAGTAGTGAGGAGTTCATGAAGTCATTGTTTGATGTTGAAAATCTTCCGCGTGAGTTTGGAGGACAAGCCACACTGAACTATGACCACGAGGATTTCTCCCGATTGATGGCCCAGGACGATGTGAAGACTGCTAAGTTCTGGGGATTTGATGAGAAGCCCTTCCAAGTTATGAAGAACCATTCAGAGACTGAGGTGGCGCCAGTGTGA
- the LOC123199322 gene encoding protein AE7-like 1: MTLGLINANPVVHARKERIPRSEEPHSDDFVDPLEIYDYVRDIRDPEHPYSLEQLSVLSEESISVDERRGRILITFTPTIQHCSMATVIGLCLREKLKECFPQHFKLDIKVAPGSHADEESVNKQLNDKERVAAALENPNLRQLVDECLYSNELCR; encoded by the exons ATGACTCTTGGTCTGATCAATGCGAACCCGGTCGTCCACGCTAGGAAGGAAAGGATCCCCCGCAGTGAAGAACCTCACAGCGACGACTTCGTTGATCCTCTCGAAATATATG ATTATGTGAGAGATATAAGAGATCCGGAGCATCCGTACTCATTAGAGCAGCTCAGTGTTCTATCTGAAGAATCTATCAGCGTTGACGAGAGGCGTGGGCGTATTTT gaTAACTTTCACTCCTACAATTCAACATTGTAGTATGGCAACAGTGATTGGCCTGTGCTTGAGAGAAAAACTAAAAGAGTGTTTCCCTCAACATTTCAAG CTTGATATCAAAGTAGCTCCGGGGTCTCATGCCGATGAAGAATCAG TTAATAAGCAGTTGAATGATAAAGAGAGAGTTGCAGCTGCTTTAGAAAATCCTAATCTTCGCCAGCTTGTTGATGAGTGCCTCTACTCCAACGAACTTTGTCGGTGA